The window ACCAAATCGCAGACAACATCATCGGAGTGCTGTTTGCTGCTCAAGACACCACAGCCAGTGTCATGACATGGATTCTCAAGTACCTCCATGATGATCCGAAACTTCTAGAGGCTGTAAAGGTAAGATCGCGAAGCAGCCTTCTTTTCCATATAATTATAGTAGAACAATAGTAATGAGTGATTAAGATCAACAAGTAGTAGCTTCTCTCACTCTTACTTTGTCTAGACCTCGATTTTTATAAGGTGGTGACAATGACTGTAGTTGCTATTTTCACAGGCTGAACAGAAAGCAATCAATAAATCTAATGAGGAAGGTAACCGGCCATTGACATGGAGTCAGACCAGAAACATGCCAGTTACTCACAAGGTATGGTATGGGTGAATTGAATGACACCAAGTCCATGGCCCCCTGCGACATAGAAAGTCTAAGACATCAACCGTGATAAAATCTTTGTTAATCATGTGATCTTTGAACTGGCATTTCGCGCACGAGTGGTTTAATTAACAGGAACATGGACTTGTGATCAGGTCATATTAGAGAGCTTGAGAATGGCAAGCATCATATCTTTCACTTTCAGAGAAGCAGTGGCTGATGTGGAATTCAAGGGTAAGATTAAAACATGACAGGACTACGTATTTACCAACTAAATgtggctattttggcccaaaaactACTCTCTTAATAACGTAGTAActgaataaatgaaatttaaaggaCTGACTGACAAGTGCTGTGTCACAGGATACCTTATCCCAAAAGGTTGGAAAGTAATGCCACTCTTCAGGAACATTCATCACGATCCAAAGTTCTTTCCTGACCCTCAGAAGTTTGATCCTTCTAGATTTGAGGTAAGAGTTACACAAATTCAAGTATGGTACGTGTTTACTGCTAagtatgtttttatttcaatgaATTGACTTGTTCATATAATATTATGTGGTGTGTTTTGTAGGTTGCGCCAAAACCAAATACATTTGTGCCATTTGGCAATGGAGTACACGCCTGCCCCGGAAACGAGCTTGCCAAGCTGGAGATGCTTATTATGACCCACCACCTAGTGACCAAATTCAGGTATTGTTCAAATCATGTTTAATCACAGTACTAAAATCCAATGTCTGCCATACAAAGGGCAAGCACACATCTAACCGAATTTGTACCTTGTTCTCTAATATGGTCCCCTCTACTGCGAGCTCTGCCCTCCAACACTAACGCTACTCCGACAACCCCAACCATTGAACACCTCATCATTTTCTACATATCATGTTAGTGTGTTAACATGCATGATATTCAACAATTATTTAcaacattattttgaaataagagAGCTAATAATGATAGAAGAAATGATACAAGAGCTAAGCAACAGAGGTTGTTCATGAATAAGCAAGGGCGTTTTATGTGTTATTGCAGGTGGGAAGTTGCGGGATTCCAAAGCGGGATTCAGTATGGGCCATTCCCAGTCCCTGTGAATGGACTTCCAGCCAGATTGTGGAAACAATCTACCACCTAAAAGCAGCCTATGATTATCGCGCATGCCACCTCCCTTCCCCTGACTTCGTTTTCATTCTTACCCACTTCTTTTTTGGCCGGGCGCTTTCGATTGTTGCACTCTCTATACCCAAAAACTCATCTGGGTTGGAGACATGTCCTTTTTATCCCTACTTTGATTTTGTATGACTAGCATTTTCattgatatatattataatgataatgatgatgataatgatgacAAAGAGTTCTAATGCAATTCTTTTGATTTCCTGGATTTCGGTTACTAATCATGTGACATCATGTGAGTATATTGCCACGCGGATGTCGACTGCACATGTGGTGCAATAGGGATACGTGTCAGAGGCTGCAATAGAGCCACGTGTTTGTGGTGTCACTGGCAGGCCGAAAAAGGGTGGTGGCCTCAGCTGGACGGCACCCCCCTAAGGACCCAAACTTTGTTGACCATAATGCAAGCTCTTTGTTGTTGGACCCTACCAAGATGTGGCTAATAGAGCTTGGTGGCCTGGCCTCAGAATTGTTGGTACTTTTTTCCCGTGGATCTGTTCATGATATTTCAAAAGATCCGCTGCCCTACAAGCTACAACCCAAGGACTCTTCCACCTAGATCCTTCTCCATCTTCCCTCACCCGCATTCTTTCAGATCACATACCAAATATTCATAGTATGCGTCAAGCTACATAACTTTGGATCTGCACTGATATATCCACAGTTGATCCACCTTGACACGAACATATTACTCGATAGAAAGCAGAAGAATGGACAAGTATTTCATCTTATTGAGCCAACATCAATTTAATCCAAGTGGAAAGACTGAACGTTTCATAAGATTGCTAGACATTATATTACAGAAGGGGAATGCTTCATAGCACTTAAATCATATATTCCTCTCATATCAGTACCCGTTACTGTTATACAGTAGCAAAGTTTGGAAACATAACCAGAGTAGCTTAAACATCTTGGGATGCAGGAGAAGTGTATTTGAGAATGGCTGCAACAATCCTCTCCTTGTCTCGGGTTGGAAATGATTCTAATAGAACCCCATCTTTGTAGAAGTGGAAGAGGGGCACTGCCTGCAGCATCGTTATCAGTTTCGGCTCACTGTCAGTGGAACACAGACTAGGAGAACtgataataaaaaatggttgaCCGGATGTTCAAGAGAACTTGATaaaacaaactcaaatatatGCAGTTTCAATTAGGATAACAATTGATGGTactttcataatttaaaatgaagGAGAAACATGgaccaaaaagaagaaaatgaatgtcTTCCACTTTTGACACTTATTAGAGGGTGGAAAAAATTATGAACAAATTTCTGTTACTTTTCTTCAACTTCCATCTTCCTCTCAGCAGTTTCCACCTATCAACAACCACTCTCAGTCCTTCTGGAAACCCAGATTCAACGCTTTAGAATAGTTTCCATTCAAACTCGTCCTAGCACCTAGGTAgggaatttaatttatttagttattaagCCCATTGGACCGACTCACACGTCTACTAAATCACTCAATTCAGCTCAGATTCAGGGAACCTCGTATAAAACAACCCAAATAAGTCGATGAAATGTTAGCTTCTTGGGTCTTCAATActttaaaaagtgatttttatgaTAGTTACTGCCAAATCACTCGATTAATAAAGAGATCAGACCCATGTTGATTTCAAGAGAAATTTACCTTGATCCTGAGTCGCTCAGCAACCTCAGATTCTTCATCATACTCATCAATTACCTGCAGTAGTGAGCACAATGAGAACCTCATTTTTagctaatgaaaaaaaaaagtaatgaaagGCCCAACTTCTGTTGACTGTTTGCAAGAAAATCCAATGCTCAGTTTTATGAACAGTTGGTGGAAGCAGGACAAGCCCCTGTCTTGAGGTGCCTAGAGTCCCGTGCCCGACACGGGATCCTAGGAAAggcatattttaaatcaaatcaaCTGCTCCAGCTAACATTTAAAGGGTGTTTCGTAAATAACTTGATAATTTAAGATGACTCAAAGTTATCAAGTACAtcaaatatgtttgataaaaaacTTAATCTTGCAAACTGAAACAACTTTGAGTCTTTTGattatgtttttagaaaacatttctagtataaaatgtgttttttcGAAGAAGTATTCTCCTAGAAATGTATTTAAAGAAACActtctactaaaaatatttccaataaaaatattattaaatatactcGTAATataacttaatgatttaagcAGTTTTACTAAAAACATCCTCTTAGTAATCATCTATGCACAAGATACCATTAGCATTTTTCATTGTTAAAACGTGTCATTGAATTCCACACCAGTTCATGAAAACAATACCTACATTATGCTTTAAGAAGATAACCGCAGCTTCTTCATCGCCAGATCCCTTGCATAATTTTGCGAAGCCTTGCTCTATATACTTGCAGCTTCCACAAGAAGTGCGATAAAAATCTACCACAACTAGAGAATTAGTCTCCTTGGCCTTTTCCAGAATTCGGGAGAATTCCTCATCTGTCTTAAATTCTCTAACACAGTCAACAGGACAAAGCTCATCATCTTCATCTGATAATTCTCCTTCATTCTCATAAGCCACACTTCTAACTTCTGCCTGGCGAAATGTGCAGCCAATTTTTGTGAAGTCCAAACTTTCAATTTTAATGCTAGATGGAATTTCCGCCCTTAGAAAACATGATCTAACATGGATTCTGTCAGGAAGCAAGCTGGGGAGTATACAGGGAATTCTGGTATCAAAACCATCTGAGTTCTTTCCAAAATTGAAAGAGGCCTTATTGTAAAGAATACTCTGCCTTTGCATGACTGCAAATAGCATTGCTCCAGAACATCAATGTACAGACCGCTTGAGATCCAAAGACTTCCAAGATAAACCTTTGAACTTCTGATATATGTTGGCTAATATAGGAGTAATTGATCTTGAAAATACTCTTTGCATTACCATGCTATTCCCTCAGCTGAGTCAtccacagaaaaaaaaaaaaatccattactACAAAAAATGAAAGTCGAACCATTATGATCTTCTAATAGTAGAATTTTATGATGTCTGTATCAAAgacaaataaattgaaactagCGAAGAAggtctaaatggaaaaaaacaaCATTGAAGTAACTGTTTGTGTAAAAATGAAGTGCTTTTAAGGTATATAGATGATTACAGGTTCTCACAACCACCACAAGCAGTACACTTCCCCTCATACACCCTTTACTTTGTAGGAAAAAGTAATTTAACAAATTTCTTCCATCATAGTGTAATGACAGAGACTTCAAGAAGCAGCCATTGCACCCCCAATTTTAAAGGCAAAAAGATCACTACAAGACTTGAATAACTGCAAGCCTTGGAGGTATCTCCCCCTCCCAGAACTATGTCATTTTGCAAGAAACTTCAAATTTCATGTAATATAACAGATCATTTGATCGAAgagtaataaaaattatgagatcGAAAACCAATCACATTCAAATTTTCTCCTGGACACAAGTTTTGGCAGGTTTATAACTATTATGAAGAGTATATATCTCTCTAACACACTTTTAATCCATCAGAGTTCTGATTTATGGTGCTGTGCCCAATATAATTAATTGTATGCTCAATATCAAGCAACAACTCAAATCTTCTCAGAGTTAGAGCAAGCTTCAATTGTAACCAGTTTGGGAATAGATCAAACAATGGAAACCTCAAATCAACTGTAACCAGATGAGTTTGCAATTGTAAAATGAAGGATCATAAGTTAAGAAGGCTACTTGTCAGTCTGATTCAGAAGTATGGCAAAGCATACCATAGAATCCATATTTAAGTGTATTTGCTCAAATGGGTTGAGGCGGGAGATCTCTGGAGCtatgaatatatcaatgaaaCAGAAACTGGGAAGGGCAAACTGTAAACGTTTCAGTTATCTGCTCATACCAGACACTCAAACATGCCCATATAAAATTGAAGCAAAATGTTtgattaaaaacatgaactatCACTCTCACGCAAATTTGTTAGTTTGTCAAATCTCATCTTCTCTATACTCCATCCTGATCAAAACCTACTGAGAAAGGTATGAATTAGAGAACGCAGATGCGCAGTTTGATGACAAAGAAGACAAACCAAGATAGAGAAAATTGAAACATTTCAATGGTTGAAATGGAATGGAATGGAAGGGCGAAATTGGAGAAGTGATTCAGGCTTACCAGTGGCAGTGGCAATAGCTGCGGCCAGCACCACATATCTGAACCTGTTTCGAATCAGAAAATGACACGTTCTACCATATCCGCTTCGTTCCCCCATATGTTATCCCCATATTCTTTTTTGGTATATGTAATTCCATCTAAAGGGTTTGGCAGCTTGGGCTGGCCTGGGAGCAAGTAATGAAGTTTCTGTGGTCCTCTGGGTTAAGTTTGCAGTGGTTCATGGAGAAGGATGGAGGCCCAAGCGCCATGAGGCTCGGACTATTGGGCTTTGGGCTGcgatggaaaagaaagaaaattgaaatcgTGGGGGTACAAGGGCTTTGGATGAGGAGTTCAGTTCCAGCCgactaaaataaagaaaaagcaCAGGGATTACTTATATAGCTTTTAAATTGATAGAGCCCAGGAGCATATTGGATTGGTTTGAAATGGGAACATCTAAAATCGGGCCCATGTAGCCCAAATTGATCCGTCGGGAACCATTGGACTCTGGAGGAGTAGAACTGTACAAGAGAGCGAGTaaatttgacttttattttGGACACAGTGACGAAGAGACTCCGAGGTCAGGCTAATCCATTTAAATAACAGAAAATGTTGGGTTGCGTGTCCATCCCTCATCGTCTGGCTTGAGTTGTTGCAGTTAATTCATGAATGCGTCACCTAACACCCCAATCCTATCCCCGTCTCCCACTTTCCATATAACCTTATACGACCGACCCGACTGCTCCCCTAAATGATACATCTACCCTAAACGGCAAAACTCCGGGCGCCTTCCATCAATTACCATCTTCTAATGGCAAACTCCACTTCCCTCAAGTCCGACGCCGTGTTGGAGCAGATGAAGCTCCACCTTGCCACCGACGCCGGTAAACAACTCACCAAGAAGATCGGCCTTGTCTATCAGATCAACATCGCCCCTAAggtccctctctctctctccctctgtTTCCTTGTGTATATACGTATTTTTATCCTAATCCTAATGTAATACTTTTGTTGCCGGATCGTAGAAAATTGGATTCAACGAGGAAATATACATTGTTGATCTCAAGAAAGGGGAAGTTACCAAAGGTTAGGGTCTCCGATCTATCAATTGgtcttattataattttgttcaaTCTGCGAGTTCCGTTCTTCCCTCGtttgattttctattataaTTCCTATGAAACGCTGAAAGGTCGAATTTTGCATCTTCTTTCAACATCTCGAAATTGACTAATTGCACATTCTCCAAAAACTTCGCCGGAAGTTGGAAGGAAGGATGAATCACGTGGAGTTTGACATTTTCTTTGGTTGGTAATCTAGGGCCGTACGAAGGAGGGAAGCCTGATGCCACCTTTTCTTTCAAGGATGAAGATTTTGTTAAGGTTGCCACTGGGAAGATGAATCCCCAAATTGCTTTTTTGAGGTGCTTCCCTCTTTCACTGCATTCTAAATCTCTCCTTGTCATaacactattttatttgatttttggtttCTGATGGAAGTTCATTAATCTGGACGGGGGTGCAGGGGCGCAATGAAGATAAAGGGCAGTTTGAGTGCGGCACAGAAATTCACTCCTGATATCTTTCCAAAGCCTTCAAAGATGTGAGAGCAGACATGTTGGGAGAGGCTGGCTTAATTGAAATCTCTGTTGCTTTGTTATGCTTCTAGAATACTCATTTTAGGCTTAAATTTTCATACTTGTCTTAGGAAACTAAAGCCTCCATTTGTATAATTATATCCTTAATCTTATCAACATTCATAAAGACCTCCTCCATTTTTCTGTGTTATGCATATGGCAGCCGACTTTTGTATTAATTTTACAAGTTGGTTggataaaattgaaaatctaaatttatCAAGGGGTGTATACCACTGCTGGTTAGCATATAGCATATACAGGTCCACGCCTCACCGCAAGAATTGCAATACCCATTCCTGATTTCAATTCCAAGGCTTCAATAACCCAACTGTGTTTCAGATTATCCCAATTCAATGTAATGGtatgttgttaatttttttttccttccaatttGTTGTTCAGATCGAGCATCATCtctcaaatgttaaaaataattcataatccagaaaaataataataattataataaatattatatatataaaaaataaaataaaaactttgtgCACACCTATCACTTTCCCGAATTTGAGTTCGACTTGGAGTGAtattgattttaggaagtgtttcaaaatttgatagtgattatagAAAGCTTATCAAACTTCGttagtaattttataaaacatttttaatatttaaaaaaatattttctaaaatcattatcaaacacattctttttcttctaaaaaaaaacattactaATTTCCAAATTAGAtagcttttatatatatatatatttcacattaaaaaatcataataaataattacacttttgaatttttgttaaatataaaatcataatcattgtaaatataaaactataattGATAATTAAGGTTTTAAATTTGCCTTTAAAATTATAGTGATAacaattttaggtttaaatttaaaattgtagtAATTacgattttaattaatttaaaaaaataataatagctaTCAAGTGGCAGGGATATTAGGTAAGTCAGCAAGTGACACGCACTAATTTAGAAATGATTTCGAGAAGGAATTTGCTCCGTAGATATCctgtaaataaattatttttgctcGACTCCATAAAATGCTCCAACATCAAACCGCGTGCCATTGATGAAGCAGGCACTTATCTTTCCACCGGTTGGCACTTGCAATTGCAATGAATTGCCGAAGCTGTAACGCGCCAAAAATTAGAGTATGAGCTCGGCCTATACCATAGGTCACTATGTTCGTACTACTCTCCCTCGTATTGGACTCGAATTCATTCTTCCATCTAATCCAAATATCTCCGTCTTCCATTCTCTTTTTAAATCATGTAGTGAAACCAAAGATTCGAGATGGGCATTTATTACTTTTCGTCGATTGTTAGAGTCTAACGTGAAGCCAAGTGATCTTACCTTCTCTTTGCTTATCAAAGCTTATGTTGCTGATGCTTCTTCTTCAACTGTTATTGATTCACCAAATGCAAAAATAGAAGCAAATCAGATTCAAACCCACCTCAGAAAATCTGGGTTTAATCAATATGTGTACTTGACCACTGCTTTTCTCGACTTCTATGGGAAATTGGGATGCATCTATTATGCCCAACATTTATTTGAAGAAATGCCCAGAAGAGATGTTGTATCATGGAATGCGTTGATTTGTGGGTATTCTCGCAATGGATATGATTATGATGCGTTGGAAGTGTTTGTCCAAATGCTCAGAGAGGGCTTTCCTCCTTGTCAGAGAACGCTGGTTGGTTTAGTTCCGTCATGTGGTCGGCCAGATATAATCTTTCAAGGGAAGGCTATTCATGGATTTGGAATTAAGTCTGGACTTGACTTGGATTGCCGAGTGAAGAATGCATTAACTTCGATGTACGCTAAATTTGCAGATTTGCAAGCGGCCGAAGTCTTGTTTGAAGAAATCTTTGAGAAAACTGAAGTTTCATGGAATACTATGATTGGTGCCTATGGCCAAAATGGGCTATTTGACGAGGCAATGCTTGTATTTAAACAAATGCAAAAGGAAAGGGTGGAAGTCAATTACGTTACAATCATAAGTCTTCTGTCAGCAAATGCTCATCTGGATTCTACTCACTGTTATGTAATTAAAACCGGATTTGCCACTGATGCTTCTGTCATCACTTCACTAGTGTGTTCCTATGCTGGGTGTGGGAATATTGAATCAGCGGGACTACTTTACAATTTAATGCCTCAAAGGAACTTGGTTTCCTTAACTGCAATGATTTCAGGCTACGCTGAGAAAGGCAATATGGGTTTGGTGGTGGAGTGTTTTACTCAAATGTTGCAGTTAAAAATGAAACCAGATGCAGTTGCTATGGTTAGCATTCTTCATGGGTTCACAGACCCTACTTTCATTGGGTCTGGGCTAGGGATCCATGCTTATGGATTGAAGACTGGCTTGTGTGCTGATTGTTTAGTGGTGAATGGGCTGATTAGCATGTACTCAAAGTTTGGTGACATAGAAACagtattctctttattttctgaGATGGGTGAAAAACAACTAATCAGTTGGAATTCAGTGATTTCGGCCTGCATACAGGTTGGAAGAACAAGTGATGCTATGGAGTTGTTCTGCCAGATGAGGATGTATGGACACAGTCCTGATGCCATTACTATTGCTAGTTTATTAGCAGGGTGTTCTGAAGTTGGTTTTCTGCAGTTTGGGGAGAGGCTCCATAACTATGTTCT is drawn from Vitis riparia cultivar Riparia Gloire de Montpellier isolate 1030 chromosome 18, EGFV_Vit.rip_1.0, whole genome shotgun sequence and contains these coding sequences:
- the LOC117907284 gene encoding thioredoxin-like 4, chloroplastic isoform X1 codes for the protein MLFAVMQRQSILYNKASFNFGKNSDGFDTRIPCILPSLLPDRIHVRSCFLRAEIPSSIKIESLDFTKIGCTFRQAEVRSVAYENEGELSDEDDELCPVDCVREFKTDEEFSRILEKAKETNSLVVVDFYRTSCGSCKYIEQGFAKLCKGSGDEEAAVIFLKHNVIDEYDEESEVAERLRIKAVPLFHFYKDGVLLESFPTRDKERIVAAILKYTSPASQDV
- the LOC117907284 gene encoding thioredoxin-like 4, chloroplastic isoform X3 → MLFAVMQRQSILYNKASFNFGKNSDGFDTRIPCILPSLLPDRIHVRSCFLRAEIPSSIKIESLDFTKIGCTFRQAEVRSVAYENEGELSDEDDELCPVDCVREFKTDEEFSRILEKAKETNSLVVVDFYRTSCGSCKYIEQGFAKLCKGSGDEEAAVIFLKHNVIDEYDEESEVAERLRIKKD
- the LOC117907284 gene encoding thioredoxin-like 4, chloroplastic isoform X2, whose protein sequence is MLFAVMQRQSILYNKASFNFGKNSDGFDTRIPCILPSLLPDRIHVRSCFLRAEIPSSIKIESLDFTKIGCTFRQAEVRSVAYENEGELSDEDDELCPVDCVREFKTDEEFSRILEKAKETNSLVVVDFYRTSCGSCKYIEQGFAKLCKGSGDEEAAVIFLKHNVIDEYDEESEVAERLRIKVLGRV
- the LOC117906154 gene encoding non-specific lipid-transfer protein-like 1 isoform X1, giving the protein MANSTSLKSDAVLEQMKLHLATDAGKQLTKKIGLVYQINIAPKKIGFNEEIYIVDLKKGEVTKGPYEGGKPDATFSFKDEDFVKVATGKMNPQIAFLRGAMKIKGSLSAAQKFTPDIFPKPSKM
- the LOC117906154 gene encoding non-specific lipid-transfer protein-like 1 isoform X2; amino-acid sequence: MANSTSLKSDAVLEQMKLHLATDAGKQLTKKIGLVYQINIAPKKIGFNEEIYIVDLKKGEVTKGPYEGGKPDATFSFKDEDFVKVATGKMNPQIAFLSSLIWTGVQGRNEDKGQFECGTEIHS
- the LOC117906319 gene encoding pentatricopeptide repeat-containing protein At2g04860 yields the protein MSSAYTIGHYVRTTLPRIGLEFILPSNPNISVFHSLFKSCSETKDSRWAFITFRRLLESNVKPSDLTFSLLIKAYVADASSSTVIDSPNAKIEANQIQTHLRKSGFNQYVYLTTAFLDFYGKLGCIYYAQHLFEEMPRRDVVSWNALICGYSRNGYDYDALEVFVQMLREGFPPCQRTLVGLVPSCGRPDIIFQGKAIHGFGIKSGLDLDCRVKNALTSMYAKFADLQAAEVLFEEIFEKTEVSWNTMIGAYGQNGLFDEAMLVFKQMQKERVEVNYVTIISLLSANAHLDSTHCYVIKTGFATDASVITSLVCSYAGCGNIESAGLLYNLMPQRNLVSLTAMISGYAEKGNMGLVVECFTQMLQLKMKPDAVAMVSILHGFTDPTFIGSGLGIHAYGLKTGLCADCLVVNGLISMYSKFGDIETVFSLFSEMGEKQLISWNSVISACIQVGRTSDAMELFCQMRMYGHSPDAITIASLLAGCSEVGFLQFGERLHNYVLRNNLDMEDFLETALVDMYIKCGRLESAERVFKSIKEPCLATWNTMISGYGLSGHEHRALSCYSEMQEQGLKPDRITFLGVLSACTHGGLVREGKRYFRSMREDFGMIPGLQHNACMVDLLSRAGFLEEAVIFVKNMEVEPDSAVWGALLASCCIHQELKLGECLAKRLLLLDYNSGGLYVLMSNLYASKGRWDDVARVRKMMKDTGGDGSSGISLIEVSSLEKMNNSLCLSDLSLNTNYWQLSSPH